The following are encoded together in the Gemmatimonadota bacterium genome:
- a CDS encoding glucosamine-6-phosphate deaminase: MPTTPPSAGSTPRRSRERVRVRTLSDHDRVATHVADRIVGVIRERKAQGRKAVLGLATGSTPLGVYRELARIHREEGLDFSNVVTFNLDEYYPMEPESRHSYRRYMRENFWGPVGIPPAHAHIPRGDLPATEVEAHCAEYERRIAEAGGIDFMLLGIGRTGHIGFNEPGSERDSRTRLIYLDSVTRNDAAGDFFTKEAVPPQAVTMGVATILEAREIALLATGEHKAPIVRRAVEGKPHPDVAATYLQEHPRATVYLDPAAAADLTRARAPWLVGSVEWRSERVTEAVIWLSSRAGKPILHLSEDDYREHHLSSLVARYGAGELNGRVFNELSDKIRGKSRLPREKRILVFSPHPDDDVISMGGLLRKLAQNENLLTVAYQTSGNIAVFDHEIRRYLDFVERSAAALGFMGKEAASDLARRVCELLRAKGAGDADAPEVQALKRIVRETEAVAALEATGVDSSSARFLDLPFYRTGTVRKDPIGTEDVEVVRGVLAEVHPEIVCAAGDLSDPHGTHRMCLEAVEKALDRYEGPEPELWLYRGAWQEWSLSEADLLTPLSDMELHLKTQAIFRHESQKDSAPFPGHDPREFWQRVVDRNRGTAEEMRSLGLPAYFAMEAYKVTGTRGLAP; the protein is encoded by the coding sequence ATGCCCACGACACCACCTTCCGCCGGCAGCACCCCCCGACGGAGCAGGGAGCGAGTCCGGGTGCGGACACTCTCCGACCACGACCGGGTCGCGACTCATGTGGCCGACCGGATAGTTGGAGTGATCCGGGAGCGCAAGGCCCAGGGGCGCAAGGCGGTTCTCGGTCTGGCCACGGGGTCGACGCCGCTCGGGGTCTACCGCGAGCTCGCGCGCATCCATCGAGAAGAGGGGCTCGACTTCTCGAATGTGGTGACCTTCAACCTCGACGAATACTATCCGATGGAGCCGGAGAGCAGGCACAGCTACCGGCGCTATATGCGTGAAAACTTCTGGGGTCCGGTGGGGATACCGCCCGCACACGCCCACATCCCCAGGGGAGACCTGCCGGCGACTGAGGTAGAGGCTCACTGCGCCGAGTACGAACGGAGGATCGCCGAAGCAGGCGGAATCGATTTCATGCTGCTCGGCATCGGTCGCACCGGTCACATCGGCTTCAACGAACCGGGGTCGGAACGAGACTCCCGCACCCGGCTCATCTATCTCGACTCGGTGACTCGGAACGACGCCGCAGGAGATTTCTTCACTAAGGAGGCGGTGCCTCCCCAAGCCGTCACCATGGGTGTGGCCACCATTCTGGAGGCCCGCGAGATCGCGTTGCTTGCGACCGGCGAGCACAAGGCGCCGATAGTCCGTCGAGCGGTGGAAGGGAAGCCGCACCCCGACGTCGCCGCCACATATCTCCAGGAGCACCCCCGCGCGACCGTCTATCTCGATCCCGCAGCCGCAGCCGATCTTACGCGCGCTCGCGCGCCTTGGCTGGTCGGATCTGTCGAGTGGCGCTCCGAGCGCGTCACGGAGGCCGTGATCTGGCTCAGCAGTCGAGCTGGCAAACCCATTCTGCACCTCTCCGAGGACGATTATCGCGAGCACCACCTGAGCTCTCTGGTGGCGAGGTACGGCGCGGGTGAGCTCAACGGGAGGGTCTTCAACGAGCTCTCGGACAAGATTCGAGGGAAGAGCAGGCTGCCCCGAGAGAAACGTATTCTGGTATTCTCCCCTCATCCCGACGACGACGTGATATCGATGGGTGGGCTCCTGCGCAAGCTCGCCCAGAACGAGAACCTCCTGACCGTCGCCTACCAGACCTCGGGCAACATCGCGGTCTTCGATCACGAAATCCGGCGCTATCTCGACTTCGTGGAACGTTCCGCGGCCGCACTCGGCTTCATGGGAAAGGAAGCGGCCTCCGATCTCGCTCGCCGCGTCTGCGAACTGCTTCGGGCCAAGGGGGCGGGAGACGCGGATGCGCCGGAGGTGCAGGCATTGAAGCGGATCGTGCGGGAGACCGAGGCGGTCGCGGCGCTGGAGGCGACCGGAGTGGATTCGTCGAGCGCCCGTTTTCTCGACCTCCCCTTCTATCGAACCGGCACGGTGCGCAAGGACCCGATAGGCACGGAGGATGTGGAGGTCGTGCGCGGTGTTCTCGCGGAGGTTCACCCCGAGATCGTCTGCGCCGCCGGCGATCTCTCGGATCCGCACGGGACGCATCGCATGTGTCTGGAGGCCGTCGAAAAGGCTCTGGACCGTTACGAAGGACCGGAGCCCGAGCTCTGGCTCTATCGGGGAGCGTGGCAGGAGTGGAGTCTCTCCGAGGCCGACCTGCTGACCCCCCTCTCCGACATGGAGCTCCATCTCAAGACGCAGGCGATATTCCGCCACGAATCCCAGAAGGACAGCGCGCCGTTCCCGGGCCACGACCCCCGCGAGTTCTGGCAGCGCGTCGTGGACCGCAATAGGGGCACCGCGGAAGAGATGCGCTCGCTCGGTCTGCCCGCATACTTCGCCATGGAGGCCTACAAGGTGACCGGAACCCGGGGACTTGCACCGTGA
- a CDS encoding sodium:solute symporter — MAGVTAWGAWLGRNQRDGASYFLGARAMPWKLVMLSVVATETSTLTFLSIPGVSYLGSLVFLQLTAGYLLGRIVVAFVFLPAYRKGELTTAYGLLERRFGTGTRRFTSAIFMVTRLLADSVRLFATAIPLALITGLPYSASIAVIAVLTLVYTYFGGIKAVIWVDALQMGLYLLGAAVAIVALELMVAGGWGEILSSAGEAGKLQLLDWDVPWPDWNATYTVWAGVLGGAVFAMASHGTDHLIVQRLLTCRNLRASQKALVGSGAAVIVQFALFLLVGIGLWAYYSGCDVGAGGCFRASDEIFPLFIVEQLPAGLSGLLIAGVFAAAMSSLSSSVNSLASATAYDFWAPLAGAAGDDRRILRAGRFFTTVWAGLLTVGAIMFIPLGRESSAVEVALAIAGVVYGALLGAFLLAILTRRPGQRTAIVGMSAGLGFVVWIWLSTDVAWTWYVPVGATVTLLVGTGVGALRRAVMALLPRMAARRRRR, encoded by the coding sequence ATGGCCGGGGTGACTGCATGGGGCGCGTGGCTGGGGCGCAACCAACGCGACGGAGCCTCATATTTCCTGGGCGCTCGCGCCATGCCCTGGAAGCTCGTCATGCTCTCGGTGGTGGCGACCGAGACCAGCACCCTGACCTTCCTGAGCATTCCGGGCGTGAGCTACCTCGGGAGCCTCGTCTTTCTCCAGCTCACCGCAGGCTACCTCCTGGGACGGATCGTCGTGGCGTTCGTCTTCCTGCCCGCGTACCGCAAGGGCGAGCTCACCACGGCCTACGGACTTCTGGAACGCCGCTTCGGCACCGGGACCCGGCGCTTCACCTCGGCGATCTTCATGGTCACTCGCCTGCTCGCCGACTCCGTGCGCCTATTCGCGACGGCGATCCCGCTCGCGCTCATCACGGGCCTGCCCTACTCGGCGTCCATCGCGGTGATCGCGGTCCTCACCCTCGTCTATACGTATTTCGGGGGGATCAAGGCGGTGATCTGGGTGGACGCGTTGCAGATGGGGCTCTACCTGCTCGGGGCCGCGGTCGCGATCGTTGCGCTCGAGCTCATGGTCGCCGGAGGCTGGGGCGAGATACTGTCGTCCGCCGGGGAGGCCGGCAAGCTGCAACTGCTCGACTGGGACGTGCCGTGGCCCGACTGGAACGCCACCTACACGGTGTGGGCCGGGGTCCTGGGCGGAGCGGTTTTCGCTATGGCTTCGCACGGCACCGACCACCTGATCGTGCAGCGCTTGCTCACGTGCAGGAACCTGCGCGCCTCCCAGAAGGCCCTCGTGGGCAGCGGAGCGGCGGTGATCGTCCAGTTCGCGCTCTTCCTCCTGGTGGGCATCGGGTTGTGGGCGTACTACAGTGGCTGCGACGTAGGTGCCGGTGGGTGCTTCCGCGCGAGCGACGAGATCTTCCCGCTCTTCATCGTGGAGCAGTTGCCTGCCGGCCTCAGCGGTTTGCTCATCGCCGGGGTTTTCGCAGCGGCCATGTCGTCTCTCTCGTCGTCGGTCAACTCGCTCGCTTCCGCCACCGCCTACGACTTCTGGGCGCCTCTCGCGGGTGCCGCAGGTGATGACCGACGCATCCTTCGGGCCGGACGATTCTTCACGACGGTCTGGGCGGGACTGCTCACCGTCGGGGCGATCATGTTCATCCCCCTGGGTCGGGAGAGCTCGGCCGTGGAGGTGGCGCTGGCGATAGCCGGCGTTGTCTACGGTGCGCTGCTGGGGGCGTTCCTGCTCGCGATTCTCACCCGCCGCCCGGGGCAGCGCACCGCGATCGTCGGGATGAGCGCCGGGCTCGGCTTCGTCGTCTGGATCTGGCTCAGCACCGACGTCGCCTGGACCTGGTACGTGCCCGTCGGTGCGACGGTCACCCTCCTCGTGGGAACGGGCGTCGGCGCGCTGCGCCGTGCCGTCATGGCCCTGCTCCCCCGGATGGCGGCAAGGAGGAGGCGTCGTTGA
- a CDS encoding Hsp20/alpha crystallin family protein, with translation MPLANYPLTPHLSLKEFTDLPHRLGRLFEHGDGIESSVAFTPPVGVVETNDNVVVNVELAGLRPEDVSVELENGVLTIKGEKRPGTILGSAGDAETGSENNERVRLDERRFGKFSRAFALPRSIAASDAKASLDQGVLTVLLPKSSEARSRRIEIAS, from the coding sequence ATGCCACTTGCCAACTACCCCCTCACCCCCCACCTCTCCCTCAAGGAGTTCACGGACCTGCCCCACCGCCTCGGACGACTCTTCGAGCATGGCGACGGCATCGAGAGCTCCGTCGCCTTCACCCCGCCCGTCGGAGTAGTGGAGACGAACGACAACGTCGTCGTCAACGTCGAACTAGCGGGGCTTCGTCCGGAAGACGTCAGCGTCGAGCTGGAAAACGGCGTGCTTACGATCAAGGGCGAGAAGCGTCCCGGCACGATCTTGGGCAGCGCCGGAGACGCGGAAACCGGGTCGGAGAACAACGAGCGCGTCCGCCTCGACGAGCGGCGCTTCGGGAAATTCAGCCGTGCGTTCGCCCTTCCACGTTCCATCGCCGCGAGCGACGCCAAGGCCTCTCTTGACCAGGGTGTGCTGACCGTGCTGCTGCCGAAGTCGAGCGAGGCCAGAAGTCGCCGCATCGAGATCGCTTCGTAG
- a CDS encoding PH domain-containing protein yields the protein MFQNPEIDPAALTSPEDLTWRPLHPRFALRLQVGRLVYRIPFLISAAALLPLAPLDGLPAWAAELAPRVGVGVWCIAIILSVRDLAWPMVEVPRRGYVLRSHDIVFRAGVLWRSVVAVPFSRIQHTQTHSGPLDRRFGISTLTICPAGVATHDLEGLAADTAEELRAYISSRIEAEPPPLPARVSDVSRLPAAPMSDADPSPDVPADPDPPATEAFAPRDKR from the coding sequence GTGTTCCAGAACCCCGAGATCGATCCCGCTGCACTGACTTCCCCGGAAGACCTGACCTGGAGGCCGCTTCATCCGCGTTTCGCTCTCCGGCTTCAGGTGGGAAGGCTCGTGTACCGCATTCCTTTCCTGATCAGTGCGGCCGCCCTCCTGCCACTGGCGCCTCTCGACGGTCTTCCGGCCTGGGCTGCAGAGCTCGCACCCCGGGTCGGCGTGGGCGTGTGGTGCATCGCGATCATATTGTCGGTGCGCGACCTGGCATGGCCCATGGTCGAGGTTCCACGACGCGGATACGTGCTGCGCTCGCACGACATCGTGTTCCGCGCGGGCGTGCTCTGGCGTTCGGTCGTGGCGGTGCCCTTCAGCAGGATTCAGCACACCCAGACGCATAGCGGGCCGCTCGACCGACGCTTCGGCATCTCGACGCTGACAATCTGTCCGGCCGGCGTTGCCACCCACGACCTCGAGGGACTGGCGGCCGACACCGCGGAGGAACTGCGGGCCTACATCTCCAGCCGGATCGAGGCCGAGCCTCCCCCGCTTCCGGCCCGGGTGTCCGACGTGTCGCGCCTGCCCGCCGCGCCCATGTCGGACGCGGATCCGAGCCCGGACGTTCCCGCCGATCCCGATCCGCCCGCAACGGAGGCCTTCGCTCCCCGAGACAAGCGGTGA
- a CDS encoding zinc-dependent metalloprotease → MAHSPVSSHYSQGVAPTPRRPHLPREDLIVKATPLILLTALTFSGLPASAQEVEADSAAASDTTEAEGKEYSDVITEDAVTSEGLFDTHMVDGDLFYEIPNETFGREMLLLTRIARTPDGVGYGGSKVNTSTVRWQHDEARDRVLLRLVSYQNFADDTTAISEAVRNSNFEPIVMAFDIEVMNEDSSAAVINVTDLFTDDVVLIGLQKFRRTAYSVRRLDGDRTYIVRATAFPRNVEVRRVVTYDATEAPSNGQSNTLSMEMHHSMLMLPDDPMEPRYCDERVGFFSTSQTDYGLDEQRARSVCFVTRWRLEPSEPEAYARGELTDPVDPIVYYIDPATPEKWVPYLKQGVEDWQPAFEAAGFSNAIVARDAPSPEEDPTWHPEDARHSVIRYLASDVQNASGPHVHDPRTGEILESDIQWYHNVMNLLRNWYFTQTAAANEAARGVKFDDAVMGELVRFVSAHEVGHTIGLQHNMQGSSSYTVAQLRSRFVCDNGVASSIMDYARFNYVAQPGDDTCFDPVVGPYDRFAIEWGYRHYPGTDRNSELEGLREMVVEMQEDPIYRFSSPNGQDPTSLTEAIGDDAMEASDLGIRNLRRIVENLQDWSYEEGEDYSQLEELYGNIISQWSRYTGHVVVNVGGVVTTRKRQGQEGVIYEMVDAEDQRRAVDYLAQHVFRTPEWLLDADILRRFGGSGVPDRIGASQRGGLVQLLNLARMKRLVEQEAFHGSDAYSLGDMLDHTREAIWSEAMSGGSTDTYRRNLQRAYVDHMAGLLENEEARASDIGPFVRGQLMTLREELEAAAASTDHRATLLHYRDLIARIEEILDMD, encoded by the coding sequence ATGGCGCATTCTCCGGTTTCTTCGCATTATTCGCAGGGGGTCGCCCCGACCCCGCGCCGCCCACACCTTCCCCGAGAGGACCTTATCGTGAAAGCCACGCCACTCATTCTGCTGACCGCCCTCACGTTCAGCGGCCTGCCCGCTTCGGCTCAGGAGGTGGAAGCCGATTCCGCCGCAGCCTCCGACACCACCGAAGCCGAAGGCAAGGAATACAGCGACGTAATCACCGAAGATGCCGTCACCAGCGAGGGGCTCTTCGACACCCACATGGTCGACGGCGATCTCTTCTACGAGATCCCGAACGAGACCTTCGGGCGCGAGATGCTCCTGCTCACCCGCATCGCCCGCACTCCGGACGGCGTGGGCTACGGCGGTTCGAAGGTCAACACCTCCACCGTCCGCTGGCAGCACGACGAGGCTCGCGACAGGGTCCTGTTGAGACTCGTCAGCTATCAGAATTTCGCGGACGACACCACGGCCATCTCGGAAGCGGTGCGCAATTCCAATTTCGAGCCCATCGTCATGGCGTTCGACATCGAAGTGATGAACGAGGATTCCTCGGCGGCCGTCATCAACGTCACCGATCTCTTCACCGACGATGTGGTCCTCATCGGGCTGCAGAAGTTCAGGCGAACGGCCTACTCCGTCCGCCGTCTCGACGGCGACCGGACCTACATCGTCAGAGCCACAGCTTTCCCACGCAATGTCGAGGTACGCCGCGTGGTCACTTACGACGCCACGGAGGCCCCCTCCAACGGGCAGTCCAACACGCTCTCGATGGAGATGCATCACTCGATGCTCATGCTGCCCGACGACCCGATGGAGCCGCGCTACTGCGATGAGCGGGTGGGCTTCTTCTCCACCAGTCAGACGGACTACGGTCTCGACGAGCAGCGGGCGCGCTCCGTCTGCTTCGTCACGCGCTGGCGGCTGGAACCGAGCGAACCGGAGGCCTACGCGCGCGGCGAGCTGACCGATCCGGTCGATCCCATCGTCTACTACATCGATCCGGCGACCCCGGAAAAGTGGGTGCCGTACCTGAAGCAGGGGGTCGAGGACTGGCAGCCGGCCTTCGAGGCCGCAGGTTTCAGCAACGCCATCGTCGCCCGCGACGCGCCCAGCCCCGAGGAAGACCCGACCTGGCACCCGGAGGACGCGCGCCACTCCGTGATCCGCTATCTCGCCTCCGACGTCCAGAACGCCAGCGGTCCGCACGTCCACGACCCGCGCACGGGCGAGATTCTGGAGAGCGACATCCAGTGGTATCACAACGTCATGAACCTCCTCAGGAACTGGTACTTCACCCAGACCGCGGCTGCAAACGAGGCGGCTCGGGGAGTGAAGTTCGACGACGCCGTCATGGGCGAGCTGGTCAGGTTCGTTTCGGCGCACGAGGTCGGTCACACCATCGGATTGCAACACAACATGCAGGGATCTTCGAGCTACACGGTAGCTCAGCTGCGCTCCCGCTTCGTCTGCGACAATGGCGTCGCGTCCTCGATTATGGACTACGCCCGCTTCAACTACGTCGCACAGCCCGGAGACGACACCTGCTTCGACCCGGTGGTGGGACCGTACGACCGCTTCGCCATCGAGTGGGGATACCGGCACTACCCCGGCACCGACCGCAACTCCGAGCTGGAAGGTCTCAGGGAGATGGTGGTCGAGATGCAGGAAGACCCGATCTACCGTTTTTCCAGCCCCAACGGCCAGGATCCGACTTCTCTGACCGAAGCGATCGGCGACGACGCAATGGAGGCCTCCGACCTCGGCATCCGCAACCTGCGCCGGATCGTGGAAAACCTCCAGGACTGGAGCTATGAAGAGGGCGAAGACTACTCGCAGCTCGAGGAGCTCTACGGCAACATCATCTCGCAGTGGAGCCGGTACACCGGGCACGTGGTGGTGAACGTGGGCGGCGTGGTGACGACGCGAAAGCGCCAGGGCCAGGAAGGCGTGATCTACGAGATGGTCGACGCGGAGGATCAGCGCCGAGCGGTCGATTACCTGGCGCAGCATGTCTTCCGGACTCCGGAATGGCTTCTCGACGCCGACATTCTGCGACGCTTCGGCGGCTCGGGAGTGCCGGACAGGATCGGAGCCTCGCAACGCGGCGGACTCGTCCAGCTTCTCAACTTGGCTCGAATGAAGAGGCTCGTCGAACAGGAAGCCTTCCACGGCTCGGACGCGTACTCGCTCGGCGACATGCTCGACCACACCCGCGAGGCCATATGGTCGGAGGCCATGTCGGGCGGTTCGACCGACACCTACCGGCGCAACCTGCAGCGCGCGTACGTGGACCACATGGCGGGCCTGCTCGAAAACGAGGAGGCGAGAGCGAGCGACATCGGCCCGTTCGTCAGGGGGCAGCTAATGACTCTGAGAGAGGAACTGGAGGCGGCCGCGGCTTCGACCGATCACCGGGCGACCCTCCTCCACTACAGGGACTTGATCGCCAGGATCGAAGAGATTCTGGACATGGACTGA
- a CDS encoding PH domain-containing protein, which yields MTTVPVEVWRRTSPLAAVYFLAGVFGRTTNLLQVGPVLGFIGLRYRENPELIVILPALALLAAVVAGLRYWFFRYRLEYDRILVRQGVVKRTALSLPFERVQGVKVKRSLIDRLFGLVTVSLDTAGSRETECRLPCVTVDVAEWLEAVVEGEELDDASAVQTESPLVENAGVSVLARRTLLKLGGRDIAQIGLSTAGPTVFGALVVGVMIVLAVEARRLADTVSSGETSVESSFGVAVTFIASSIVYIGMMVFLLPMNIVRAWLRFHDYALSAEGGTLRARSGLLTRRTVVVGLTKIQVLRLKQTLFLRGLRKAALELRPVTLDQTAATEVGWGEEVTVLGVPLVTESQAEELRAVTLGEEGPDLTLLPGDPRHRAVSAHYLWSFGFRSAVAVLVASAALHFVSELSPVLQALLGTDPGGLAFRAVPVLAVICGLGWLRWRNFGYFHDDDGMAIRRGTLGRKVDVFLFRKTQAVTVRQSFIQRWFGLATLRVQVASGDLSVPYIPMITARTLRNHMLWCAQTSRVRWH from the coding sequence GTGACGACGGTACCCGTGGAGGTATGGCGGCGCACCTCGCCGCTGGCCGCCGTCTACTTCCTCGCCGGGGTGTTCGGCCGAACCACAAATCTTCTGCAGGTCGGCCCCGTGCTCGGCTTCATCGGCTTACGCTACCGGGAAAACCCGGAGTTAATCGTGATTCTGCCTGCGCTCGCGCTGCTTGCGGCAGTCGTCGCCGGGCTCCGCTACTGGTTCTTCCGCTACCGACTAGAATACGACCGCATACTCGTCCGGCAGGGCGTTGTGAAGCGCACCGCCCTCAGTCTGCCCTTCGAACGCGTGCAGGGGGTCAAGGTGAAACGCTCCCTGATAGATCGTCTGTTCGGCCTCGTAACGGTAAGTCTCGACACGGCGGGAAGCAGGGAGACCGAGTGCCGGCTCCCCTGCGTCACCGTAGATGTGGCCGAATGGCTTGAAGCCGTTGTCGAGGGCGAAGAGCTCGACGACGCTTCCGCAGTCCAGACCGAGTCGCCGCTAGTCGAGAACGCCGGAGTGTCGGTTCTCGCTCGGCGGACACTTCTGAAGCTGGGAGGACGCGACATCGCCCAAATAGGGCTCTCCACCGCCGGACCCACCGTCTTCGGTGCCTTGGTCGTCGGGGTAATGATAGTGCTCGCGGTTGAGGCCCGGCGACTCGCCGACACTGTCTCAAGCGGGGAGACGTCCGTGGAATCGTCCTTCGGGGTTGCCGTGACCTTCATTGCCTCTTCGATAGTCTACATCGGCATGATGGTTTTCCTCCTGCCGATGAACATAGTCCGAGCCTGGCTGCGTTTCCACGATTACGCGCTCTCGGCGGAGGGGGGCACGTTGAGGGCGCGAAGCGGTCTTCTCACACGGCGGACCGTGGTCGTCGGTCTGACGAAGATCCAGGTGCTGCGCCTCAAGCAGACTCTCTTCTTGCGCGGGCTCCGGAAAGCCGCTCTCGAATTACGGCCCGTGACCCTCGACCAAACGGCGGCGACAGAGGTGGGCTGGGGCGAGGAGGTCACGGTGTTGGGCGTCCCTCTCGTTACCGAGTCTCAGGCCGAGGAGCTGAGAGCGGTGACCCTAGGGGAGGAGGGTCCGGATCTGACCCTGCTTCCCGGCGACCCGCGCCACCGAGCGGTGTCCGCTCACTATCTTTGGAGCTTCGGGTTCCGTTCAGCCGTCGCAGTACTGGTAGCGAGTGCGGCTCTGCATTTCGTCAGCGAGCTCTCACCTGTTCTCCAAGCGTTGCTCGGGACCGACCCCGGCGGCCTGGCCTTCAGGGCCGTACCCGTCCTGGCGGTAATCTGCGGGCTGGGCTGGCTGCGCTGGCGCAATTTCGGGTACTTTCACGACGACGACGGGATGGCGATCAGGCGGGGCACGCTGGGACGCAAGGTCGACGTCTTCCTTTTCCGCAAGACCCAGGCGGTCACTGTCAGGCAGTCGTTCATCCAGAGATGGTTCGGGCTGGCGACCCTCCGGGTCCAGGTCGCAAGCGGGGACCTGTCCGTGCCCTATATCCCCATGATCACGGCTCGGACCCTGCGCAACCATATGTTGTGGTGCGCCCAGACGAGCCGGGTGCGGTGGCACTAG
- a CDS encoding VTT domain-containing protein, with product MNLELIGSVFVASIGSGLLPFLNAEVILGAAVVASPSDLWPLTIASSIGQMVSKALLYALARWVPDRLPARARKAMDKASSRVEKVRAGGWGLVFVSSLTGFPPFYIVSLAAGVVKLPLAGFLVGGTAGRIIRFALIAYGTVAIGEAVTG from the coding sequence GTGAACCTCGAGCTGATCGGCTCGGTCTTCGTCGCCTCCATCGGGAGCGGCCTGCTCCCGTTCCTCAACGCCGAGGTCATCCTTGGAGCGGCGGTGGTCGCCTCGCCTTCGGATCTTTGGCCGTTGACGATCGCCAGTTCGATCGGCCAGATGGTCTCGAAAGCCCTCCTCTACGCACTCGCGCGCTGGGTGCCGGATCGCCTTCCCGCTCGGGCCAGAAAGGCCATGGACAAGGCTTCCAGCCGGGTCGAGAAGGTCCGCGCCGGAGGTTGGGGTCTCGTGTTCGTGAGCTCGCTCACCGGCTTCCCGCCCTTCTACATCGTGTCGCTGGCCGCCGGAGTCGTGAAACTCCCGCTGGCCGGATTTCTGGTCGGGGGAACAGCCGGGAGAATCATCCGCTTCGCGCTCATCGCCTACGGAACCGTGGCGATCGGGGAGGCCGTGACGGGGTAG